One Deltaproteobacteria bacterium HGW-Deltaproteobacteria-2 genomic window carries:
- a CDS encoding sulfate adenylyltransferase, which produces MLFGVVVFVGLVVTGLVFTGEKFHIDQKVLQKAQEKYGQEARMRLVSWEDILKNEGGPDREKLEKINSFFNKKIVFVNDIDLYGTKDYWATPVEFLSRGAGDCEDYAIAKYFSLKLMGVPEEKLRIAYVKALQYNIFHMVMLYYSNPGAEPLILDSLVDSINPASQRRDLLPIFTFNGAGLWLAHDRGQGKLAGKSSRLAAWNDLLQRMAGTGI; this is translated from the coding sequence ATGCTGTTTGGAGTCGTTGTTTTCGTAGGACTGGTTGTGACGGGGCTGGTCTTTACGGGAGAAAAATTTCATATCGACCAGAAGGTCCTTCAAAAAGCACAGGAAAAATACGGTCAGGAAGCACGGATGCGTCTCGTTTCCTGGGAAGACATTTTAAAGAATGAGGGCGGACCTGACAGGGAAAAACTGGAAAAAATAAATTCTTTTTTCAATAAAAAAATTGTTTTCGTAAATGATATAGATCTTTACGGAACAAAAGATTACTGGGCGACTCCGGTTGAATTTCTATCCAGAGGCGCTGGAGATTGTGAGGATTATGCCATTGCCAAATATTTCAGCCTCAAATTGATGGGAGTGCCCGAAGAAAAGCTGAGAATAGCCTATGTTAAGGCACTACAATACAATATTTTTCACATGGTTATGTTGTACTACAGCAACCCAGGAGCCGAACCTTTAATCCTCGACAGTCTCGTTGATTCCATTAATCCGGCATCGCAACGACGGGATCTTCTACCCATATTTACTTTCAACGGTGCAGGACTATGGCTGGCTCACGACCGCGGACAGGGGAAATTAGCCGGTAAAAGCAGCAGGCTTGCGGCATGGAATGATCTTCTGCAAAGAATGGCAGGAACTGGAATTTAA